From one Streptomyces sp. NBC_01478 genomic stretch:
- a CDS encoding gamma-glutamylcyclotransferase, translating to MSLYAAYAGNLDARLMTRRAPHSPLRATGWLNGWRLTFGGEHMGWEGALATIVEAPRSQVFIALYEIAPPDEESMDRWEGVGLDVYRRMRVRVHTLEGEEPAWVYVLNGYEGGLPSARYLGELADAAESAGAPHDYVMELRKRPC from the coding sequence ATGTCGCTCTACGCCGCGTACGCCGGCAATCTCGACGCGCGGCTGATGACCCGCCGCGCCCCGCACTCGCCGTTGCGTGCCACGGGCTGGCTGAACGGGTGGCGGCTGACCTTCGGCGGCGAGCACATGGGCTGGGAGGGTGCGCTCGCGACGATCGTGGAGGCCCCGCGCTCCCAGGTCTTCATCGCGCTGTACGAGATCGCCCCGCCCGACGAGGAGTCCATGGACCGGTGGGAGGGCGTCGGCCTCGACGTCTACCGGCGCATGCGGGTCCGGGTGCACACCCTGGAGGGCGAGGAACCCGCTTGGGTGTACGTCCTCAACGGGTACGAGGGGGGACTGCCGTCGGCTCGTTATCTGGGCGAGCTGGCCGATGCCGCGGAGTCGGCGGGCGCACCGCACGACTATGTGATGGAGCTGCGGAAACGGCCCTGTTGA
- a CDS encoding TetR/AcrR family transcriptional regulator — MASAARPPAGLRADARRNYERLVAEARVCFAAHGTDASLEDVARRAGVGIGTLYRHFPNRQSLMSAVFEDAVGELLARARELRDAPQPCVALVSWLREMVAHASEYRGLARALMAVTYDDTSALARCSGPIREAGGALLRRAQDAGDVRGDVEIGDLLQLTHAIALAAEGNPGDPELADRLLTLTLRGLKP; from the coding sequence GCCGCCGGCGGGGCTGCGTGCCGACGCCCGGCGCAACTACGAGCGGCTGGTCGCCGAGGCCCGGGTGTGCTTCGCCGCGCACGGTACGGACGCGTCCCTGGAGGACGTGGCCCGGCGTGCGGGGGTCGGGATCGGCACGCTGTATCGCCACTTCCCGAACCGGCAGTCCCTGATGAGCGCGGTCTTCGAGGACGCGGTGGGTGAACTCCTCGCGCGCGCACGGGAGTTGCGGGACGCGCCGCAGCCGTGTGTGGCTCTGGTGAGCTGGTTGCGGGAGATGGTGGCGCACGCGAGTGAGTACCGGGGGCTGGCGCGGGCCTTGATGGCGGTGACGTACGACGACACGTCGGCGCTGGCCCGGTGCAGTGGCCCCATCCGGGAAGCGGGGGGTGCGTTGCTCCGCCGAGCGCAGGACGCCGGTGATGTGCGCGGTGATGTCGAGATCGGCGACCTGCTCCAACTGACCCATGCGATCGCTCTCGCGGCTGAGGGCAATCCCGGGGATCCTGAACTGGCGGACAGGTTGCTGACGTTGACGTTGCGCGGACTGAAACCGTAG
- a CDS encoding DeoR/GlpR family DNA-binding transcription regulator, with protein sequence MFAAERRQLILEMVRANGAVSLRELARVVQTSEVTVRRDVRALEAEGLLDRRHGGAVLPGGFTRESGFPQKSHLATAEKTAIADLAASFVEEGEAIVVGAGTTTQELARRLARVPGLTVVTNSLLVAQALAHANRVEVVMTGGTLRGSNYALVGSGAEQSLQGLRVSRAFLSGSGLTAERGLSTSNMLSASVDRALVQAAAEVVVLADHTKLGTDTMFQTVPTDVITRLVTDEPPGHDDRAATELQALADQGVQIAVAGASGSQGGDQPSTRDQRRRDVPLPAPRRGQVPGGGPGLRAAGVLAGESPERERAARVADLRRR encoded by the coding sequence GTGTTCGCTGCAGAACGTCGCCAATTGATCCTCGAAATGGTGCGAGCGAATGGGGCCGTATCGCTCCGTGAGCTCGCCCGCGTCGTCCAGACCTCCGAAGTGACCGTACGGCGGGACGTGCGCGCACTGGAGGCAGAAGGACTCCTCGACCGCCGGCATGGCGGTGCGGTATTGCCGGGCGGGTTCACGCGGGAGTCCGGCTTTCCGCAGAAATCGCATCTCGCGACCGCCGAGAAGACGGCCATCGCCGATCTCGCCGCGAGCTTCGTCGAAGAGGGCGAAGCGATCGTGGTAGGGGCGGGTACCACCACCCAGGAGCTGGCCCGCCGGCTCGCCCGGGTCCCCGGACTGACCGTCGTCACCAACTCCCTGCTGGTGGCCCAGGCGTTGGCCCATGCCAACCGCGTGGAGGTCGTGATGACCGGCGGCACCCTGCGCGGTTCCAACTACGCGCTGGTGGGCAGCGGGGCCGAGCAGTCCCTCCAGGGCCTGCGCGTCTCCCGGGCCTTCCTCTCCGGAAGCGGGCTCACCGCCGAGCGCGGGCTGTCCACGTCCAACATGCTCTCGGCGTCCGTGGACCGGGCCCTCGTCCAGGCGGCCGCCGAGGTCGTCGTCCTCGCCGACCACACCAAGCTCGGCACGGACACCATGTTCCAGACCGTGCCCACGGACGTGATCACCCGCCTCGTCACCGACGAGCCCCCGGGCCACGACGACCGCGCGGCAACGGAGTTGCAGGCGCTGGCCGACCAGGGGGTGCAGATCGCCGTGGCCGGCGCGTCGGGAAGCCAGGGGGGTGATCAGCCCTCGACGCGGGACCAACGCCGCCGGGACGTACCCCTTCCGGCTCCGCGCCGGGGTCAAGTGCCGGGTGGGGGACCGGGGTTGAGGGCGGCGGGCGTACTGGCCGGGGAGTCTCCGGAGCGGGAGCGCGCCGCGAGGGTGGCGGATCTGCGCAGGCGTTGA
- a CDS encoding NAD(P)H-quinone dehydrogenase, with the protein MGYVTRIVIIGGGPGGYEAALVAAQLGAEVTVVDCDGLGGASVLTDCVPSKTLIATAEVMTTFDSSYEELGIIVADDTPPLEQAARVVGVDLGKVNRRVKRLALAQSHDITASVTRAGARVMRGRGRLDGMQAIDGSRKVIVKAADGTEETLVADAVLIATGGHPRELDDARPDGERILNWTQVYDLTELPEELIVVGSGVTGAEFAGAYQALGSKVTLVSSRDRVLPGEDPDAAAVLEDVFRRRGMNVMARSRAQSAKRVGDKVEVVLADGRVITGSHCLMAVGAIPNSAGMGLEDAGVRLRDSGHIWTDKVSRTTAPGVYAAGDVTGVFALASVAAMQGRIAMYHFLGDAVAPLNLKTVSSNVFTDPEIATVGYSQADVDGGKIDARVVKLPLLRNPRAKMQGIRDGFVKIFCRPGTGIIVGGVVVAPRASELIHPISIAVDNNLTVEQIANAFTVYPSLSGSIAEVARQLHTRKATGEV; encoded by the coding sequence ATGGGGTACGTGACTCGGATCGTGATCATCGGTGGCGGACCCGGCGGCTATGAAGCGGCGCTGGTGGCAGCGCAGCTCGGCGCGGAGGTGACCGTCGTCGACTGCGACGGTCTGGGCGGGGCGTCGGTGCTGACCGACTGCGTCCCGTCGAAGACCCTTATCGCGACGGCCGAGGTGATGACCACCTTCGACTCGTCGTACGAGGAACTCGGCATCATCGTCGCCGACGACACTCCACCCCTCGAGCAGGCCGCCAGGGTCGTGGGCGTGGACCTCGGCAAGGTGAACCGCCGTGTGAAGCGCCTCGCGCTGGCCCAGTCGCACGACATCACCGCGTCCGTGACCCGGGCCGGCGCCCGTGTCATGCGCGGCCGGGGCCGGCTCGACGGCATGCAGGCGATCGACGGTTCCCGCAAGGTGATCGTGAAGGCGGCCGACGGCACCGAGGAGACCCTCGTCGCCGACGCCGTCCTCATCGCGACCGGCGGCCACCCACGTGAGCTGGACGACGCCCGCCCGGACGGCGAGCGCATCCTGAACTGGACCCAGGTCTACGACCTCACCGAGCTCCCCGAAGAGCTGATCGTGGTCGGTTCCGGTGTCACCGGCGCCGAGTTCGCCGGCGCCTACCAGGCCCTCGGCTCCAAGGTCACCCTCGTGTCGTCCCGCGACCGGGTCCTCCCCGGCGAGGACCCGGACGCCGCCGCCGTACTCGAAGACGTCTTCCGGCGCCGCGGCATGAACGTCATGGCCCGCTCCCGAGCCCAGTCCGCCAAGCGCGTCGGCGACAAGGTCGAGGTCGTCCTCGCCGACGGCCGCGTCATCACCGGCTCGCACTGCCTGATGGCCGTCGGCGCCATCCCGAACTCCGCGGGCATGGGCCTGGAGGACGCGGGCGTCAGGCTCCGCGACTCCGGCCACATCTGGACCGACAAGGTCTCGCGTACGACGGCTCCCGGCGTGTACGCCGCCGGTGACGTGACCGGCGTCTTCGCGCTCGCCTCGGTGGCCGCGATGCAGGGCCGTATCGCCATGTACCACTTCCTGGGCGACGCGGTGGCCCCGCTCAACCTGAAGACGGTCTCCTCGAACGTCTTCACCGACCCCGAGATCGCGACCGTCGGCTACAGCCAGGCCGACGTCGACGGCGGCAAGATCGACGCCCGGGTGGTCAAGCTCCCCCTGCTCCGCAACCCGCGCGCGAAGATGCAGGGCATCCGGGACGGCTTCGTCAAGATCTTCTGCCGCCCGGGCACCGGCATCATCGTGGGCGGTGTGGTCGTGGCGCCGCGCGCCTCGGAACTGATCCACCCCATCTCGATCGCCGTCGACAACAACCTGACGGTCGAACAGATCGCGAACGCCTTCACCGTCTACCCGTCTCTTTCGGGCTCGATCGCCGAGGTGGCCCGGCAACTGCACACGCGGAAGGCGACGGGCGAAGTCTGA